A stretch of the Pseudomonas sp. ACM7 genome encodes the following:
- a CDS encoding alanyl-tRNA editing protein — MTLRLFFHSDDLKANVEVLDCTPHENEFAVVLRATLFHPQGGGQPFDTGWIGESRVLRVVQDPDRIIHFVDHPVKPGMTQIRVDEQRRQFNSRMHSAGHLIGHFVQALGWMPIKAHHWPGEGRVQFKPAESAKEVDAEMIQHGIEQWIAHDLPRLTSMREGAREIGFGELPAYGCGGTHVRSLKDLGTVTIASLSLKKGTLSVHYSVD, encoded by the coding sequence ATGACGCTTCGCCTCTTTTTCCATAGTGATGACCTCAAGGCCAATGTGGAAGTCCTGGATTGCACGCCCCACGAGAACGAATTTGCCGTGGTGCTGCGCGCCACGTTGTTTCATCCCCAAGGCGGTGGCCAGCCCTTTGACACCGGCTGGATCGGCGAAAGCCGGGTGCTGCGCGTGGTTCAGGATCCGGACCGGATCATTCATTTCGTCGACCATCCGGTAAAACCGGGCATGACTCAGATTCGGGTCGACGAACAACGCCGCCAGTTCAATTCACGCATGCATTCCGCCGGCCACCTGATCGGCCACTTTGTTCAGGCGCTAGGGTGGATGCCGATCAAGGCTCATCACTGGCCGGGCGAAGGACGCGTGCAATTCAAGCCGGCAGAGTCGGCAAAAGAGGTTGATGCCGAGATGATTCAGCACGGTATCGAGCAGTGGATCGCCCATGATTTGCCGCGCCTGACGTCGATGCGTGAAGGTGCCCGGGAAATCGGTTTCGGTGAACTGCCCGCCTACGGCTGCGGCGGCACCCATGTACGTAGCCTGAAGGATTTGGGCACGGTCACGATCGCTTCCCTTTCACTGAAGAAGGGAACGCTGTCAGTCCACTACAGCGTGGATTGA
- a CDS encoding PA2817 family protein — translation MSNVVADHLVLLDHLRSILVAVGEAEQVPEESHALFLERFDELRALLPVDPIESQYLGQDILCQVITRYPQIAHLVPRDLLWYFAGDCLHYMPDDEIDLYQALEERRFEAEQNDEPFDWNQEKQLLAMSKDDSKH, via the coding sequence GTGTCCAATGTCGTTGCCGATCATCTTGTCTTGCTCGACCACCTGCGCAGCATCCTGGTCGCCGTAGGTGAGGCCGAACAGGTTCCCGAAGAAAGCCATGCCTTGTTCCTGGAGCGCTTCGACGAACTGCGTGCGTTGCTGCCGGTCGACCCGATCGAAAGCCAATACCTGGGCCAGGACATTCTGTGCCAGGTGATCACCCGCTACCCGCAAATCGCCCACCTGGTACCACGCGACCTGCTGTGGTACTTCGCCGGTGACTGTCTGCATTACATGCCCGACGATGAAATCGACTTGTACCAGGCGCTGGAAGAACGTCGTTTCGAAGCTGAACAAAACGACGAACCTTTCGACTGGAACCAGGAAAAACAGCTGCTGGCGATGTCGAAAGACGACAGCAAGCACTGA
- a CDS encoding 2OG-Fe(II) oxygenase has protein sequence MMLDVERLDETCIKKLANEEVLAIRVKGLLPKPLAIQIGDKILAPGFEGYINAPSIGRIGMAFYEAENQPLLIEDYFERATRNIAELRNRCAPYSSPVDTLRCMLDESWPAGAHLENLYGRKMYVGLSRVVKPGICFLAHHDIFAKDAPDSYQAKSLEAQFACNVYLNMPAEGGALQMWDHDISPDQFDEMRGDSYGIDPALLGTPTLEILPEPGDFIMFNSRCMHSVTPGVADPRLSLSFFVGYRGNASPLTFWS, from the coding sequence ATGATGCTTGACGTCGAGCGTCTCGATGAGACGTGCATAAAAAAACTAGCCAACGAAGAAGTCCTCGCCATCCGCGTCAAAGGCTTGTTGCCCAAGCCACTGGCGATTCAGATTGGCGACAAGATCCTCGCCCCTGGCTTCGAAGGCTATATCAATGCGCCGAGCATCGGTCGCATCGGCATGGCGTTTTATGAAGCGGAAAACCAGCCGCTGCTGATCGAAGATTATTTCGAACGCGCCACCCGCAACATTGCGGAATTGCGCAACCGGTGTGCGCCCTATTCGTCCCCCGTCGACACCCTGCGCTGCATGCTCGACGAGTCCTGGCCGGCGGGTGCGCACCTGGAAAATCTCTACGGTCGCAAGATGTATGTCGGGCTGTCCCGGGTGGTGAAACCCGGGATCTGTTTTCTGGCCCACCACGACATTTTCGCCAAGGACGCCCCGGACAGTTACCAGGCCAAAAGCCTGGAAGCGCAGTTCGCCTGCAATGTTTACCTGAACATGCCCGCCGAGGGCGGTGCACTGCAGATGTGGGACCACGACATCTCTCCGGACCAGTTCGACGAAATGCGTGGCGACAGTTACGGAATCGATCCGGCTCTGCTCGGGACTCCGACCCTGGAGATTCTTCCCGAGCCCGGTGATTTCATCATGTTCAATTCGCGCTGCATGCACTCGGTGACACCGGGTGTGGCTGATCCGCGCTTGAGCCTTTCGTTCTTTGTCGGCTATCGCGGCAATGCATCACCCCTTACTTTCTGGAGTTGA
- a CDS encoding LysE family translocator translates to MLSNYLGEFLALATIHFLAVVAPGPDFAVTIRQSVRFGRLVGICTALGIGAGISVHVLYTLLGVGALMHTTPWLLTVAKVVGGAYILYLGVSLLRSKPKTVLEGDKPDEPAVEQTLLKAFTTGFLTNATNPKATLFFLAIFTTIISATTPLKIQALYGIWMCFVNALWFVIVALFFSSARVRLLFMRMGHWFERTMGVILILFAGRLILSM, encoded by the coding sequence ATGCTTTCGAATTACCTGGGCGAGTTTCTGGCGCTGGCAACTATCCACTTTCTGGCCGTGGTTGCACCTGGACCGGACTTCGCAGTGACCATCCGTCAGAGTGTGCGCTTCGGTCGACTGGTCGGGATTTGCACGGCGCTGGGCATCGGTGCGGGTATTTCCGTGCATGTGCTTTACACCCTGCTCGGCGTCGGCGCGCTGATGCACACGACGCCTTGGCTGCTGACGGTGGCCAAGGTTGTGGGTGGCGCTTACATTTTGTACCTCGGCGTCAGCCTGCTTCGCAGCAAGCCCAAGACCGTACTGGAAGGCGACAAACCTGACGAACCGGCCGTAGAACAAACATTGCTGAAGGCATTTACCACCGGATTCCTGACCAACGCGACCAACCCGAAAGCCACACTGTTTTTCCTGGCGATCTTCACCACCATCATCAGCGCCACAACGCCACTGAAGATCCAGGCGCTTTACGGAATCTGGATGTGTTTTGTGAATGCGCTGTGGTTTGTGATCGTCGCGCTGTTCTTTTCCAGCGCCCGGGTACGGCTGCTGTTTATGCGCATGGGGCACTGGTTCGAACGCACCATGGGGGTGATTCTGATCCTGTTCGCCGGGCGCCTGATTCTGTCGATGTAA
- a CDS encoding LysR family transcriptional regulator: MSINLPLPLLGEMAIFVKVVETGSFSEAARQLGSSPSAVSRSISRLEKALATRLLQRTTRKLRLSDGGEEVFKRCQEMVSAAKSVMEISGQFTHEAEGLVRVSVPKAVGRFVIHPHMPEFLRRYPKVDVELLLEDRQVDLIDDNVDLAIRITDRPPAGLVGRQLLTIDHLLCATPQYLAEHGTPTHPHDLLNHSCIYLGETPSDARWKFKKGTKAVTVGVRGRYAANHTGVRLGAVLQHIGIGSLPYFTARYALEQGLIVQVLPDWTFLASYHGGAWLLHSPTRYLPPKLRVLIDYLVECLEKEPTLSKPGKPNALGRGAAEYELPESDGLL; encoded by the coding sequence GTGAGCATAAATCTTCCACTACCGCTGCTCGGTGAAATGGCGATCTTCGTCAAGGTTGTCGAGACTGGCAGCTTCTCCGAGGCTGCTCGACAGTTGGGTTCTTCCCCCTCGGCGGTCAGTCGCAGCATTTCGCGCCTGGAGAAGGCGCTCGCCACCCGTTTACTGCAGCGAACCACGCGCAAGTTGCGCTTGAGCGACGGTGGGGAAGAGGTGTTCAAGCGTTGCCAGGAGATGGTCAGCGCAGCCAAGTCGGTAATGGAAATCAGCGGCCAATTCACCCATGAAGCGGAAGGACTGGTGCGCGTCAGTGTGCCGAAGGCGGTGGGGCGTTTCGTGATTCATCCGCATATGCCGGAATTTTTGCGTCGTTATCCCAAAGTGGATGTGGAACTGTTGCTTGAGGACCGCCAGGTGGATTTGATCGACGACAACGTTGATCTGGCGATTCGTATTACAGATCGGCCGCCTGCCGGACTGGTCGGGCGGCAATTGCTGACCATCGATCATTTGCTCTGTGCAACGCCGCAATACCTGGCCGAACACGGCACGCCGACCCATCCCCACGACTTGCTCAACCACAGCTGCATCTACCTGGGCGAAACCCCGAGCGATGCACGCTGGAAATTCAAGAAAGGCACCAAGGCTGTCACCGTTGGCGTGCGCGGACGGTATGCGGCCAATCACACCGGCGTGCGGTTGGGCGCAGTGTTGCAGCACATCGGGATTGGCAGCCTGCCGTACTTCACCGCACGTTATGCGCTGGAGCAGGGGCTGATCGTGCAGGTGTTGCCGGACTGGACCTTTCTGGCTTCTTACCACGGCGGCGCCTGGTTGCTGCATTCGCCGACCCGTTATTTGCCACCGAAGCTACGGGTGCTTATCGACTATCTGGTGGAGTGCCTGGAGAAGGAGCCGACCCTGAGCAAGCCGGGTAAGCCTAATGCATTGGGCAGGGGCGCGGCAGAGTATGAGTTGCCCGAGAGTGATGGGTTGCTTTGA